Proteins found in one Elusimicrobiota bacterium genomic segment:
- a CDS encoding FMN-binding glutamate synthase family protein — translation MLLTGGIVIAVILAAVAVYDVFFSGDNVLRNFPVVGHLRYLLIELGPELRQYIVAGNREEAPFNRSERDWIYRSARGQNNYFGFGTDDQIYGIGYPIIKHSVFPYGEVSFTASIHDKLHEIPCAKVLGETHGRRKAWRPKSIVNISAMSFGSLSASAVEALNKGAKEAGCYHNTGEGGLSPHHRHGADVIYQIGTGMFGCRDLDGRFSMDKLLETASHPAVRGIEIKLSQGAKPGKGGVLPGKKVTAEIAAIRGVRSGVDCISPNSHSRFHNAREMVAFIEEIAGATGFPVGIKSAVGHGDFWKELAMEMKATGKGPDWITIDGGEGGTGAAPLTFADHVSLPFKIGFIRVYQIFLNEGMADRVIWIGSGKLGFPDRAVVALCLGADLINIAREAMLAIGCIQAQQCHSDRCPTGVTTHNPWLERGLVPSLQAKRFARFCQSFRNELMALTHACGYEHPSQFTAEDVELSAGPNVFKTLKELYGYTPKRDWEGIPDWVSA, via the coding sequence GTGCTGCTTACGGGGGGGATCGTTATTGCCGTTATTTTGGCTGCCGTGGCCGTTTATGATGTTTTTTTCAGCGGCGACAATGTGCTGCGCAATTTTCCGGTTGTCGGGCATTTGCGTTATCTTTTAATCGAACTCGGCCCTGAGTTAAGACAGTACATCGTCGCCGGCAACCGTGAAGAGGCGCCGTTTAACCGCTCGGAGCGGGACTGGATTTACCGCTCCGCGCGCGGGCAAAATAACTATTTCGGCTTCGGGACGGATGATCAAATTTACGGCATCGGCTATCCCATCATCAAACATTCCGTTTTTCCTTACGGCGAGGTGAGTTTCACCGCCTCCATTCACGATAAACTCCATGAAATTCCTTGCGCCAAAGTTCTGGGCGAGACGCATGGGCGCAGGAAAGCCTGGCGGCCAAAAAGCATCGTTAATATTTCGGCGATGAGTTTCGGCTCCCTGTCCGCCAGCGCCGTGGAGGCGCTTAATAAAGGCGCGAAAGAAGCCGGCTGCTACCACAATACCGGCGAAGGGGGGCTCTCGCCTCATCATCGCCATGGCGCCGACGTCATCTACCAGATCGGCACCGGGATGTTCGGCTGCCGGGATTTGGACGGCCGTTTTTCCATGGATAAGCTGCTCGAAACCGCCAGCCACCCCGCTGTCCGGGGCATTGAGATCAAGCTTTCCCAAGGCGCCAAGCCCGGCAAAGGCGGCGTGCTGCCGGGGAAAAAAGTCACGGCAGAAATCGCGGCGATTCGCGGGGTGCGCTCGGGCGTCGACTGCATCAGCCCAAATTCGCATAGCCGGTTTCATAACGCCCGCGAAATGGTCGCTTTTATCGAAGAAATCGCGGGCGCGACCGGGTTTCCGGTCGGCATCAAATCCGCGGTGGGCCACGGCGATTTTTGGAAGGAGCTGGCCATGGAAATGAAAGCCACGGGCAAAGGCCCGGACTGGATCACCATCGACGGCGGGGAGGGGGGCACGGGCGCCGCGCCCTTGACGTTCGCGGATCATGTTTCTCTTCCCTTTAAAATCGGCTTTATCAGGGTGTATCAGATTTTTTTGAACGAAGGCATGGCTGATCGGGTGATTTGGATCGGCAGCGGCAAATTGGGATTTCCCGATCGCGCGGTGGTAGCCCTTTGTTTGGGAGCGGATTTAATCAATATCGCCCGTGAGGCCATGCTGGCCATCGGCTGCATTCAAGCGCAACAATGCCATAGCGACCGTTGCCCGACCGGAGTCACCACCCATAACCCGTGGCTCGAGCGCGGGTTGGTCCCTTCGCTTCAAGCCAAGCGTTTCGCCCGTTTTTGCCAGTCCTTCAGGAATGAGCTCATGGCCTTGACCCATGCCTGCGGCTATGAGCACCCATCGCAATTTACGGCCGAGGACGTGGAATTAAGCGCGGGTCCCAATGTTTTTAAGACGCTCAAGGAATTGTACGGTTATACGCCCAAGCGGGATTGGGAAGGCATCCCCGACTGGGTTTCGGCTTAA
- a CDS encoding outer membrane lipoprotein carrier protein LolA, protein MPGVLKAGELESKNLFLLATKAPSVSYKGTRTIITWFGSESQAVEAKVYFKPPNLWRQEILNPQGQVSRVVIQNKEAEWIWEEESKTLIKRPALSLGNDSLLNWTLANYDALAKGYDEIMGRNAAIVELTPQHRGSPGRTVWVDPATGIVLKIKQANPDGSLVTEVHFTEIDVESELPESLFEPPKASQDQIIIDEPRPVVRGPGELPEGFRQISWIDGFPSGFHLTKATLMPLGEEEKALHFQYNDGLSVLSFFVSPRPIQAGPRSHQVVLTQYEDPGFITSTSAGSVLEWEQEGHYFLLVGELSQTALQEIMEFIRNRS, encoded by the coding sequence TTGCCTGGCGTATTAAAAGCCGGCGAACTTGAGTCTAAAAACCTATTTCTCCTGGCTACCAAAGCCCCATCCGTCTCCTATAAGGGGACGCGAACCATCATTACCTGGTTTGGCAGTGAAAGCCAGGCTGTCGAGGCCAAGGTTTATTTTAAGCCGCCTAACTTGTGGCGTCAGGAAATATTAAACCCTCAAGGCCAGGTCAGCCGCGTCGTGATCCAAAATAAAGAGGCGGAATGGATTTGGGAAGAGGAATCCAAAACTTTGATCAAGCGGCCGGCCCTTAGTTTAGGCAATGATTCTTTGCTTAATTGGACTCTGGCCAATTACGACGCTTTAGCCAAAGGCTACGATGAAATCATGGGTAGAAACGCCGCCATCGTGGAGCTGACGCCGCAGCATCGAGGAAGCCCCGGTCGCACGGTCTGGGTTGACCCCGCGACCGGCATTGTCCTTAAAATCAAACAAGCAAATCCCGATGGCTCTTTGGTTACGGAGGTCCATTTTACGGAGATTGATGTTGAGTCCGAATTGCCCGAAAGCCTTTTTGAACCACCCAAGGCTTCGCAAGATCAGATTATTATTGATGAGCCCAGGCCGGTTGTTCGCGGCCCCGGAGAACTGCCGGAGGGTTTTAGACAGATTTCTTGGATAGATGGCTTTCCCAGCGGTTTTCATTTGACCAAGGCAACGCTGATGCCTCTAGGAGAAGAAGAAAAAGCGCTTCATTTCCAATATAACGACGGATTGAGCGTTCTTTCGTTTTTTGTCTCGCCAAGGCCGATTCAAGCCGGGCCGCGGTCTCATCAAGTGGTCTTAACCCAATATGAGGACCCGGGCTTTATCACATCCACTTCCGCCGGCAGCGTTCTTGAGTGGGAGCAAGAGGGTCATTATTTTCTTTTGGTCGGTGAACTCAGCCAAACAGCGCTTCAAGAAATCATGGAATTTATCCGCAACCGGTCCTAG
- a CDS encoding zf-HC2 domain-containing protein, whose amino-acid sequence MNCNEAGNLLCAYLDRDLGSAETKALEAHLGECFGCAKELESLRQAKSLLQGEPSFAMPPDLRRSLIQEARQRLASRPSGILPRFILRPAIAFSFVGVVLAFGLWLYKDRGGKEAVPLDLFLAEHTRSVSRATLARRTVAAASPYYSLQAVINP is encoded by the coding sequence ATGAATTGCAACGAAGCCGGGAATCTGCTCTGCGCGTATTTGGACCGTGATCTTGGCAGCGCTGAAACTAAAGCTTTGGAGGCGCATCTTGGCGAATGCTTTGGTTGCGCCAAAGAGCTAGAGAGTTTGCGTCAAGCCAAGAGTTTGCTTCAAGGCGAGCCGTCTTTTGCCATGCCGCCCGATCTTAGGCGCTCATTGATCCAAGAGGCTCGGCAACGCCTGGCTTCAAGGCCTTCCGGGATCTTGCCAAGATTCATTTTAAGACCCGCCATCGCTTTCTCTTTTGTCGGGGTCGTCCTTGCATTTGGCCTATGGCTTTATAAAGATCGTGGCGGGAAAGAGGCGGTGCCTCTTGATCTTTTTCTGGCCGAGCATACCCGAAGCGTCAGCCGCGCCACCTTGGCGCGAAGAACCGTGGCTGCAGCAAGCCCCTATTACTCGCTTCAAGCGGTGATCAATCCATGA
- a CDS encoding RNA polymerase sigma factor, whose translation MFTRIFNKEPSNNNSKLALFERLLKEHGDKVHSLACRLTGNKDLAADLTQEAFLRVLENIERYDTSKPFENWVHVILRNLYFDWIKRYENSHAVSLNGHKDGNNRELGEILPLPEADPLGQAMNREKQTLVQKALKALPAEFRMPLLLCDSEDLSYEEISRILNCPIGTVRSRIHRARKMLKEILQPSAGGILS comes from the coding sequence ATGTTCACTCGTATCTTTAATAAAGAGCCTTCAAACAACAATTCAAAACTCGCGCTCTTTGAGAGGCTTCTTAAAGAACATGGAGACAAGGTGCATAGCTTGGCATGCCGCTTAACAGGCAACAAGGATTTAGCCGCGGATTTGACCCAGGAGGCTTTCTTGAGGGTTTTAGAAAACATCGAGCGCTACGACACCTCAAAGCCTTTTGAAAACTGGGTCCATGTCATCTTAAGAAACCTTTACTTTGATTGGATCAAGCGCTATGAAAATTCGCACGCTGTTTCACTCAACGGCCATAAAGATGGAAACAATAGGGAGCTTGGCGAAATCTTGCCGTTGCCCGAGGCTGACCCTTTGGGGCAGGCTATGAATCGGGAAAAGCAGACGTTGGTTCAAAAAGCGCTCAAGGCGCTGCCGGCGGAATTTAGAATGCCCCTTCTCCTCTGCGACAGCGAAGATTTGTCCTATGAGGAGATCAGCCGCATATTGAATTGCCCCATTGGCACCGTGCGTTCGCGCATCCATAGGGCCAGGAAAATGCTCAAAGAGATTCTGCAACCGAGCGCCGGAGGGATTCTTTCATGA
- a CDS encoding DUF4398 domain-containing protein: protein MQKNSGILGLTALGLIMLATLSGCGKAKQDALGSLDAAKASIANARSAGAEKLAYGTFMDAESRLQKAESHFKDGDYSLTKKEAGKASEIARRAQSDAESRKKSLGSKDKKTQKKTTAAKRR from the coding sequence ATGCAAAAGAATAGCGGAATTTTAGGCTTGACCGCCTTGGGTTTGATCATGCTCGCAACTTTATCCGGCTGCGGCAAGGCCAAGCAGGATGCTCTTGGCAGCCTAGATGCGGCCAAGGCCAGCATTGCCAATGCCAGAAGCGCCGGTGCCGAGAAACTGGCTTATGGGACATTCATGGATGCTGAGTCCAGGCTTCAAAAAGCTGAGTCCCACTTTAAGGATGGAGATTATTCCTTAACCAAAAAGGAAGCTGGCAAAGCCAGCGAGATAGCTAGGCGGGCCCAATCTGATGCGGAAAGCAGGAAAAAATCTTTGGGAAGCAAAGACAAGAAAACCCAGAAAAAAACGACGGCGGCTAAAAGGAGATGA
- a CDS encoding DUF4398 domain-containing protein, translating to MQRGIIAYGFISLALALGPGCATLNAKKEMKTSATSNIAMAESEIRSAREAKADLYASTELSEAESQIASARQKLQKKDYSAASRLAKSAGRSAQEAKLKAEQSQKKSKTIKKK from the coding sequence ATGCAACGCGGAATCATCGCGTACGGTTTCATTTCTCTGGCTTTGGCGCTGGGACCGGGCTGCGCCACCCTGAACGCAAAGAAAGAGATGAAAACCTCGGCGACCAGCAATATAGCGATGGCTGAATCCGAAATCCGCTCAGCCCGAGAGGCAAAAGCGGATCTTTACGCCTCAACGGAGTTAAGCGAGGCCGAATCACAGATTGCATCCGCCAGACAAAAACTCCAAAAAAAGGATTACTCCGCAGCTTCCAGGCTTGCCAAATCAGCTGGCCGAAGCGCCCAGGAGGCCAAGCTTAAAGCAGAGCAAAGCCAAAAGAAATCCAAAACAATCAAGAAAAAATAG
- the pal gene encoding peptidoglycan-associated lipoprotein Pal, with amino-acid sequence MKGVKQLFYLSALSLMATWLVTSGCAKKALVKKDALDQEKAAAQSQDEEEASLRGKEYRKTPELETIHFDFDKAELSSEAREILYRNAAWIKSRPDAEIKIEGHCDERGTTEYNLGLGSRRAKAIRDYYKSLGVRMKKMSTLSYGEEKPVCEEPEESCWAQNRRAETLVRLPPRS; translated from the coding sequence GTGAAAGGCGTAAAACAACTATTCTATCTTTCCGCGCTTAGTCTAATGGCGACGTGGCTCGTGACATCAGGCTGCGCCAAGAAAGCGCTGGTTAAAAAAGACGCCCTGGATCAAGAAAAAGCGGCGGCGCAGTCTCAAGACGAAGAGGAAGCCTCGCTTCGGGGCAAGGAATACCGCAAAACTCCGGAGCTTGAAACGATCCATTTTGACTTTGACAAGGCCGAGCTAAGCTCCGAGGCCAGGGAAATTCTCTATAGAAACGCGGCCTGGATTAAGTCCCGGCCTGACGCTGAAATAAAAATCGAAGGCCACTGCGATGAACGAGGAACGACGGAATACAACCTGGGTCTGGGCAGCCGCCGCGCGAAAGCGATCCGGGACTACTACAAGTCGCTGGGCGTGCGCATGAAAAAAATGTCCACCTTGAGCTACGGGGAAGAAAAACCTGTTTGCGAAGAGCCCGAGGAATCCTGTTGGGCGCAAAACAGGAGGGCGGAAACCCTGGTCCGTTTGCCGCCCAGAAGCTGA
- a CDS encoding SpoIID/LytB domain-containing protein produces the protein MKKYFFGLIFCAAILTMASCAIKTVKTPASIAPSLKEIALAPGDLKQTSQAENPLKEEYKWPPGSSWSQKGVDLYQAGKLSQAAKIFEEASRVSFDTSASLNAAVIYGELGQNEKVLALLEDTASRSANNPHIQAAFGRAALREKRYDKARGAFEKALSIHPNYEQAAIGLARLQWEMGISSQAIKTLESIIQASPENALAWIYLARIWEKEENWPKAIDAYKKAYVADDASLELRLSLGRIYQKLGNFNDAWRQHTLILNAEPYHREAQSRQKALAKLITEPPEKIIPPLALKEPRPVERAPDYDKHPVLRIGLGSDAGGDPLQLRAIVFRCTGPFEVIDPATGKSLKEGPANEKFLTRLNTQDFFEVSDANQARLLRFNSAIAIRPKDPAKDSLIFYNVRMAQGFSWSEVGDRQYKGKVEIRRQGRGLYLVNEISLEDYLYGVITHEMPSSFPLEALKAQAVIARTHALYIAKHHSHRHQGFDLCDGQHCQVYGGIPAETPRSRQVAQETQGQVLRFKGRLAQTPYASNCGGHTQDSGEVLGWADISYLKGKLDEEVASGGPRMPWQLDLWLKRKPQAYCNFGKDGQAARFRWVRVIPAKEIQEMASRISPIGEIQRILVVGRSKSGHAKEVWVEGKRGRVELNREHRIRKTLGFGSMRSTLFMVETERDEKGNPTEFIFYGAGWGHGVGLCQYGAAGRASKGQSYKQILEHYYDRAQLEKI, from the coding sequence GTGAAAAAATACTTTTTCGGATTGATTTTTTGCGCCGCTATTCTCACGATGGCCAGTTGCGCTATTAAGACAGTTAAAACGCCCGCGTCTATCGCGCCTTCATTGAAAGAAATCGCGTTAGCGCCTGGCGATCTGAAACAAACATCCCAGGCCGAAAACCCCCTTAAGGAAGAATACAAATGGCCCCCTGGTAGTTCCTGGAGTCAAAAAGGCGTGGATTTATATCAAGCGGGGAAGCTATCCCAAGCTGCCAAAATTTTTGAGGAGGCAAGCCGCGTTTCCTTCGATACCTCCGCATCCCTCAACGCCGCCGTCATTTATGGGGAATTGGGGCAAAATGAAAAAGTTCTAGCCTTGCTTGAAGACACAGCTTCCCGCTCAGCTAACAACCCTCATATTCAGGCTGCTTTTGGACGGGCCGCTTTAAGAGAAAAACGCTACGACAAGGCCCGAGGCGCATTCGAAAAAGCCCTAAGCATCCATCCCAATTATGAGCAGGCTGCCATTGGTTTAGCCAGGCTTCAATGGGAAATGGGAATCTCCTCTCAAGCCATCAAAACCTTGGAAAGCATAATCCAAGCCTCGCCGGAGAACGCCCTGGCCTGGATTTATCTAGCCCGCATTTGGGAAAAAGAAGAAAATTGGCCCAAAGCCATTGACGCTTACAAAAAAGCGTATGTGGCCGATGACGCCTCTTTGGAACTGCGCCTTTCCTTGGGAAGGATTTACCAGAAACTGGGAAATTTCAATGATGCCTGGAGGCAGCACACCTTGATCTTAAATGCCGAGCCCTATCACCGGGAGGCCCAGAGCCGGCAAAAAGCCCTGGCCAAGTTGATCACGGAGCCGCCGGAAAAAATTATTCCGCCATTGGCTTTGAAGGAGCCACGTCCCGTTGAGCGGGCCCCAGATTATGACAAGCATCCTGTCTTAAGAATCGGGCTCGGCTCTGACGCGGGCGGCGATCCTCTCCAACTTCGCGCCATTGTTTTCCGATGTACGGGGCCCTTTGAAGTCATAGATCCCGCAACAGGCAAAAGCCTTAAAGAAGGCCCTGCGAACGAAAAATTCCTGACCCGGCTTAATACCCAAGACTTCTTCGAGGTATCGGACGCCAATCAAGCAAGGCTCCTGCGATTTAATAGCGCTATTGCCATTCGCCCCAAGGATCCGGCGAAGGATTCCTTGATTTTTTACAACGTGCGCATGGCCCAGGGATTTTCCTGGTCCGAGGTCGGCGACAGACAATACAAAGGCAAGGTGGAAATACGAAGGCAAGGACGCGGCCTTTACCTTGTCAATGAAATTTCCCTTGAAGACTATCTCTATGGTGTTATCACGCACGAGATGCCTTCCAGTTTTCCCTTGGAAGCCTTGAAAGCCCAGGCCGTGATCGCCAGAACGCATGCCCTCTACATTGCTAAGCACCATTCCCACCGCCATCAAGGTTTTGATCTTTGCGACGGCCAACACTGCCAAGTTTATGGAGGCATCCCAGCTGAAACCCCCCGATCAAGACAGGTTGCCCAAGAGACCCAGGGCCAAGTGCTCCGCTTTAAGGGCCGGCTGGCGCAGACCCCTTATGCCTCAAACTGCGGTGGGCACACCCAGGATTCCGGGGAGGTTTTGGGATGGGCAGATATTTCTTATCTCAAGGGAAAACTGGACGAAGAGGTGGCTTCCGGCGGCCCCCGAATGCCCTGGCAGCTTGATCTTTGGCTAAAGAGAAAGCCGCAGGCATATTGCAACTTTGGCAAAGACGGACAAGCGGCGCGATTTCGCTGGGTTCGCGTAATACCTGCCAAGGAGATTCAAGAAATGGCCAGCCGGATTAGCCCCATTGGAGAAATTCAGAGAATTCTGGTTGTCGGCCGCAGCAAATCAGGCCATGCAAAAGAAGTATGGGTCGAAGGCAAAAGAGGCAGGGTAGAACTTAACCGGGAGCATCGCATCCGCAAAACCTTGGGCTTTGGCTCCATGCGGAGCACCCTCTTTATGGTGGAAACAGAACGGGACGAAAAAGGAAATCCAACCGAATTTATTTTTTACGGCGCAGGCTGGGGGCATGGCGTGGGGCTTTGTCAATACGGAGCCGCTGGCCGCGCCTCAAAGGGCCAAAGCTACAAGCAGATTCTCGAGCACTACTACGATCGGGCTCAGCTAGAAAAGATTTAA
- a CDS encoding glutamate racemase has translation MRELPIGVFDSGIGGLTVLRGLMSELPHERFVYFGDTARVPYGTKSHDVVLRYSKEIAHYLLGPNPKKPAVKMIVIACNTASAHAGAALANELPAPVIGVVKAGAQAAARLAPKGTIAVIGTKSTIASSVYAKEIKKIAPRATVLGQACSLFVSLVEEGWLNHPVTDQTARIYLSGLARKKPDVLVLGCTHYPMLEPAIAKLFKRTTPIVDSPTAVAFNVQEKLMEMNLAAAGKTRGAKVRFFVSDDPEGFRRAARLFLGGPLPGPVRLVRF, from the coding sequence TTGCGAGAGTTGCCGATCGGGGTCTTTGACTCGGGCATCGGCGGCCTGACCGTGCTGCGCGGCTTGATGTCCGAGCTCCCCCATGAACGCTTCGTGTATTTCGGCGACACGGCGCGCGTGCCCTACGGCACAAAATCTCATGACGTTGTTTTGCGTTATTCCAAAGAAATCGCGCATTATCTCCTGGGCCCCAATCCCAAAAAACCCGCCGTCAAAATGATCGTGATCGCCTGCAATACGGCCTCCGCGCATGCCGGCGCCGCTTTGGCGAATGAACTGCCGGCGCCGGTTATCGGCGTGGTCAAAGCCGGGGCCCAAGCCGCCGCGCGCCTGGCCCCGAAAGGAACCATCGCGGTCATCGGCACCAAATCAACGATCGCCAGCTCGGTTTACGCCAAAGAAATTAAAAAAATCGCTCCCAGGGCCACGGTGCTCGGCCAAGCCTGCTCCTTATTCGTTTCTTTAGTGGAAGAGGGGTGGCTCAATCATCCGGTAACGGATCAAACGGCTCGCATTTACCTATCGGGCTTAGCCCGGAAAAAACCGGATGTCCTGGTTTTAGGCTGCACGCATTACCCGATGCTTGAGCCCGCGATCGCCAAGTTGTTCAAACGAACCACCCCGATCGTGGATTCACCGACGGCCGTGGCCTTTAACGTTCAAGAAAAACTGATGGAAATGAATTTGGCGGCTGCCGGAAAAACCCGAGGCGCGAAAGTCCGATTTTTCGTCAGCGACGACCCCGAAGGTTTCCGGCGCGCGGCGCGCCTATTCTTGGGCGGCCCGCTTCCGGGTCCCGTCCGGCTGGTCCGTTTTTAG
- a CDS encoding N-acetylmuramoyl-L-alanine amidase, translating into MSLLLPVSARALHIPAGAERVPFAAEILPREDTMNFWAYENAGLRYIPAATVAKIFGAKIHRYNKSNSIELRLKDHKRLTFNVNANNALLGSKSMALPKPALLSPDGKEILIPLSVLHLKTLKSYVGMETEAAAANKVRLYFVQDVDAPEIEERARETWIRFRLPSDLRHYEITYHPAGQTHQKPYLAVHFPYSRLAAGQHSSGKIAPAYRGRWKALPDPVENSLVFHFPVDAAIAFGEIDATEETWPRRKLKIKITKPAPLMAASLVQIAPLKPTPPAKIRAATPTLKKEPAAVTLTPAPPAIASPRLHAGKKRFVIVLDAGHGGKDSGSTNKKGTREKDINLVMVRKIETALKRKMPDAEIILSRNHDRTLDLDSRVGIVRKRKPHIFVSIHANASKSRNKGGFEIYIPANVSSKAARAEAAGWEKTDPRRSIKIEPEKAVIRESERLAASVNAMLGKRLGRRIENRGILKGDFHVIREAGTPAVLIESGFLTYDKDARLLESPAFQETFAQATAEGIINYFKQPRK; encoded by the coding sequence TTGTCCTTATTATTACCGGTGAGCGCCCGGGCTCTGCATATCCCTGCGGGCGCGGAACGCGTCCCTTTTGCCGCTGAAATTCTGCCGCGGGAAGACACCATGAATTTTTGGGCATATGAGAACGCCGGGCTGCGCTATATCCCGGCGGCCACCGTGGCCAAAATTTTCGGCGCCAAAATTCATCGCTATAACAAAAGCAATTCCATCGAATTAAGACTGAAGGATCACAAACGCTTGACCTTCAACGTCAACGCCAACAACGCGCTGTTGGGGTCCAAATCCATGGCGCTGCCCAAGCCCGCTCTGCTGAGCCCCGACGGCAAGGAAATCCTGATCCCCCTGTCCGTCCTTCATTTGAAAACGTTGAAATCTTACGTGGGCATGGAAACCGAGGCCGCGGCCGCCAACAAAGTGCGCTTGTACTTCGTCCAAGACGTGGACGCCCCGGAAATCGAGGAACGCGCCCGGGAAACCTGGATCAGATTCCGGCTCCCCTCGGATTTGCGCCACTATGAAATCACCTATCATCCGGCCGGGCAAACTCATCAAAAACCCTACCTGGCCGTGCATTTTCCCTACAGCCGCCTAGCCGCGGGGCAACACTCCTCCGGGAAAATTGCTCCCGCGTATCGCGGCCGGTGGAAGGCCCTGCCTGATCCGGTTGAAAATTCCCTCGTTTTTCACTTTCCGGTCGATGCGGCAATCGCCTTCGGGGAAATCGACGCCACGGAAGAAACTTGGCCCCGGCGCAAGCTGAAAATAAAAATCACGAAACCGGCGCCGTTGATGGCGGCCTCGCTGGTGCAAATAGCGCCGCTGAAACCGACCCCGCCGGCAAAAATCCGTGCCGCTACGCCGACGCTCAAAAAAGAGCCGGCCGCGGTAACCTTAACGCCTGCGCCGCCGGCCATCGCTTCGCCTCGGTTGCACGCGGGCAAAAAACGATTCGTGATCGTGCTCGATGCCGGCCACGGCGGAAAAGATTCGGGCAGCACCAACAAAAAAGGAACGCGGGAAAAAGACATCAACCTGGTCATGGTGCGAAAAATCGAAACGGCGCTTAAACGAAAAATGCCGGATGCGGAAATCATCCTCTCTCGAAACCATGACCGGACCCTCGATCTCGACAGCCGCGTCGGGATCGTGCGCAAACGCAAACCCCATATTTTCGTGTCGATTCACGCCAACGCCTCGAAAAGCAGGAACAAAGGCGGTTTTGAAATCTATATTCCGGCGAATGTCTCCTCCAAGGCGGCCAGAGCCGAAGCCGCCGGCTGGGAAAAAACCGACCCCAGGCGCTCCATCAAAATCGAGCCGGAAAAAGCCGTGATCCGGGAGTCCGAACGATTGGCCGCGTCCGTCAACGCCATGCTGGGCAAGCGTCTGGGGCGCAGAATCGAAAATCGCGGGATCTTGAAAGGCGATTTCCACGTCATCCGTGAAGCCGGCACTCCGGCCGTTTTAATCGAATCCGGTTTCTTGACCTATGACAAAGATGCGCGCCTGCTCGAATCCCCCGCCTTCCAGGAGACATTCGCTCAAGCGACGGCCGAGGGCATTATCAATTACTTCAAGCAACCCCGTAAATAA
- a CDS encoding cob(I)yrinic acid a,c-diamide adenosyltransferase, with protein sequence MGSYKIYTKKGDAGETGLLAGGRVAKNHPSIEALGALDEAISILGMVRAGLTRRPYAAEITVIETMQKVFFYLGSVVARGGTMGKPWPQHLAKELEQAIDRMDGELPELKNFILPGADALSANIHHARSIVRRAERRLAPILAPTPAKETLVYVNRSSDYLFVLGRWISQCEKSREILVHPDSLIP encoded by the coding sequence ATGGGTAGTTACAAAATTTACACGAAGAAAGGCGACGCGGGCGAAACCGGGCTTTTAGCCGGAGGGCGGGTTGCGAAAAACCATCCATCCATCGAAGCCTTGGGCGCCTTGGATGAAGCGATTTCCATATTAGGCATGGTCCGGGCCGGTTTAACCCGGCGCCCGTATGCGGCTGAAATCACCGTCATCGAAACCATGCAAAAAGTTTTCTTTTATCTCGGCAGCGTCGTGGCCCGCGGCGGCACAATGGGGAAACCATGGCCCCAACACCTGGCCAAAGAGCTCGAACAGGCCATCGATCGCATGGACGGCGAATTGCCGGAGCTCAAAAATTTCATCTTGCCCGGCGCCGACGCCCTATCCGCCAACATTCACCACGCCCGCAGCATTGTCAGAAGGGCCGAGCGCCGCCTGGCGCCCATCCTTGCCCCGACGCCCGCTAAGGAGACCCTGGTCTATGTCAACCGTTCCTCGGACTACCTCTTCGTGCTGGGGCGCTGGATCAGCCAATGTGAAAAAAGCCGGGAGATTCTCGTTCATCCGGACTCCTTGATACCCTAA